In Carnobacterium sp. CP1, the following are encoded in one genomic region:
- a CDS encoding zinc-dependent alcohol dehydrogenase family protein yields the protein MKALVHKNQKGMAGLHLEEWESRSLQSNEVRVKMKMVGLNHRDLFTVAQHEASAAPLVIGSDGTGVISEINADVQQFKVGDEVIINPGLNWHEATDAAPPDFKILGNPVHGTFAEEIILPIENIALKPEFLSWEEAGTLSLSALTAYRALFTKGNVTEGTSVLVPGIGGGVATFLLQFAKAAGAKVYVTSRSAEKLKQAEKLGADKGIQSETNWDEALDNEKVDVVIETVGAATFHQSMKQLRQGGTMVLIGSSTGDTIEFNLREFFYGQYTLKGTTMGSAEEYQEMLNFIETHQIHPVVDSIFEWDEYEKAFDYLEKGQQVGKIALRI from the coding sequence ATGAAAGCATTAGTGCATAAAAATCAAAAAGGGATGGCAGGTTTGCATTTGGAAGAATGGGAAAGCCGTTCTTTACAATCAAATGAAGTTCGTGTGAAGATGAAAATGGTCGGCTTAAATCATCGCGATTTATTTACAGTTGCGCAACATGAAGCGTCAGCAGCTCCTTTAGTCATTGGGTCTGACGGAACAGGAGTTATTAGCGAAATAAACGCAGATGTACAGCAGTTTAAAGTTGGAGACGAAGTAATAATCAATCCAGGCTTAAACTGGCATGAAGCAACAGATGCTGCTCCTCCTGACTTTAAAATACTTGGCAATCCTGTCCATGGCACCTTCGCTGAAGAAATCATTTTGCCTATTGAAAATATTGCGCTGAAGCCTGAATTTTTATCATGGGAAGAAGCTGGAACATTATCGTTATCTGCATTAACAGCCTATCGAGCTTTATTTACAAAAGGAAATGTTACAGAAGGGACGTCTGTTTTAGTTCCGGGTATCGGTGGCGGAGTAGCAACATTTTTGCTGCAATTTGCTAAAGCGGCTGGTGCGAAGGTTTACGTGACTTCTCGTTCGGCGGAAAAATTAAAGCAAGCAGAAAAACTAGGAGCCGATAAAGGTATTCAAAGCGAGACAAATTGGGATGAGGCATTGGATAACGAAAAAGTTGATGTGGTCATTGAAACTGTGGGAGCAGCTACGTTTCATCAATCGATGAAGCAACTGCGTCAAGGTGGTACAATGGTGCTGATCGGCTCTTCCACAGGAGACACCATTGAATTTAATTTAAGAGAATTTTTCTATGGACAATATACGTTAAAAGGCACAACGATGGGAAGCGCAGAAGAATATCAAGAAATGTTAAACTTCATTGAAACACATCAAATTCACCCTGTCGTCGATAGTATATTTGAATGGGATGAATATGAAAAAGCATTTGATTATTTGGAAAAGGGACAACAAGTAGGGAAAATTGCGCTGCGTATCTGA
- a CDS encoding GNAT family N-acetyltransferase, which yields MEFEKSGNRFYKNDEKGKMLAEVTYVPSGEDKVILDHTFVDPSLRGQGIAAQLVDRVVEEMRNENKKIVPLCPYAKTLFERKPEKYADIEAK from the coding sequence ATGGAATTCGAAAAATCTGGAAATCGTTTTTATAAAAATGACGAAAAAGGAAAAATGTTAGCTGAAGTAACTTATGTGCCATCAGGTGAAGATAAAGTTATTTTAGATCATACGTTTGTAGATCCATCTTTACGAGGACAAGGTATTGCAGCACAATTGGTTGATCGTGTAGTTGAAGAAATGCGCAATGAAAATAAAAAAATCGTGCCTCTTTGTCCGTATGCCAAAACTTTGTTTGAAAGAAAACCAGAAAAATATGCAGATATAGAAGCGAAATAA
- a CDS encoding CdaR family protein: MEKIYNSPWFTKLVAFGFAVLLFTYVNYENTSKLRTTNPLGGVSITSSKTITNVPIVVDIDQDQYFVSGFPETASVEITGPTNIVAQTTANKGFDLVAQNLDQLGVGTHTIRLIPEGLSSDLNYTVTPSEVTIKIEEKRVETFKVGVVFEATDLAKGYVAGQPTLNYDTVEISGAASTIDKVHSVQAIVTATKGAKSDIKQTVPISVSDVDGNQLDVNINPSEVTVSIPVAAESKEVPVSLIQTGEPEDDYTYELGIENEKNTTVSVTGSQELLDDLSSFPVEVDVTGITETTTKEVELALVEGASAVTPEKVNVRVTVVKEDDSTPKEETPSSSIKDTSSSSTSGSASSSEAVSSSEDESSLESSASSEDKIINPDVSSESSESSASQSSSDSSTQ; this comes from the coding sequence ATGGAAAAGATTTATAACTCTCCATGGTTTACAAAACTGGTTGCTTTCGGATTCGCTGTCTTGTTATTTACTTATGTAAATTACGAAAATACTAGCAAACTACGAACGACTAATCCGCTAGGCGGCGTTAGCATTACCTCGAGTAAGACGATCACAAATGTGCCGATCGTAGTAGATATTGATCAAGACCAATACTTTGTTTCCGGTTTCCCTGAAACAGCTTCAGTCGAAATTACTGGTCCAACCAATATCGTGGCGCAAACAACAGCCAATAAAGGTTTTGATCTAGTAGCTCAAAACTTAGATCAATTGGGCGTAGGTACTCATACGATACGATTGATTCCGGAAGGGCTTTCCTCCGATTTGAATTATACCGTTACACCATCAGAAGTAACGATTAAAATTGAAGAAAAACGCGTTGAAACGTTTAAAGTTGGCGTCGTATTTGAGGCAACTGATTTGGCAAAAGGTTATGTAGCGGGGCAGCCTACTTTAAATTATGATACCGTTGAAATTTCCGGAGCTGCTTCCACGATCGATAAGGTTCATTCTGTGCAAGCAATCGTTACTGCCACAAAAGGTGCGAAGTCAGATATCAAGCAGACCGTTCCGATAAGTGTCAGCGATGTAGATGGCAATCAGTTGGATGTGAATATCAATCCAAGCGAAGTCACTGTTAGTATTCCAGTAGCCGCTGAAAGCAAAGAAGTGCCTGTCTCTTTGATTCAAACAGGTGAACCAGAAGATGATTATACGTATGAATTAGGCATAGAAAACGAAAAAAATACAACGGTAAGTGTAACCGGGTCACAAGAATTATTAGATGATTTAAGCAGTTTTCCTGTAGAAGTCGATGTCACAGGAATAACTGAAACAACGACTAAAGAAGTGGAATTAGCTTTAGTGGAAGGTGCTTCAGCTGTGACACCAGAAAAAGTCAATGTGAGGGTAACAGTCGTCAAAGAAGATGATTCGACACCAAAAGAGGAAACGCCGAGCAGCTCAATAAAAGATACCAGCAGTAGTTCAACCAGTGGATCTGCCAGCAGCTCAGAAGCAGTTTCTAGTAGTGAAGATGAGTCCTCACTAGAGTCGAGTGCATCTTCAGAAGATAAAATCATTAACCCAGATGTATCAAGCGAAAGCAGCGAATCATCTGCTAGTCAATCTAGTTCAGACTCAAGCACACAATAA
- a CDS encoding M20 family metallopeptidase: MKTFIQEHHQQACLETIKTLIAYPSYLREESKNPTPFGQDIQAVLEETLSICKNLGMKTYLDPEGYYGYADYGGSKESLAILCHLDVVPPGDLNLWATDPFEGVVKNGALYGRGSQDDKGPAMAALYAFKAVVDSGAKFNKRIRFIFGTDEETLWRCLDRYNEMEEKSTMGFAPDAEFPLTYAEKGLLQVKLHGSGDDRLSLDCGEALNVVPGSANYQGFLTNNLIKELQLLGFDYTMNQNTLSVKGKSVHSKDAPEGINAIARLAAALAPHTKNKAIAFINAMLKEEANGQSLFGTIQDEDSGKLTVNLATLKIDPEETVIGLDLRIPVTADKEQLVNVLTKTANKYDLVYEEFDYLSSLYVPKDSRLVTTLLDVYREKTGDLSDPLVSGGATFARTMDNCVAFGAVFPDSEVTFHMPNEKMALDDIYRSMDIYAEAIYRLACQ; this comes from the coding sequence ATGAAAACATTTATCCAAGAACACCATCAACAAGCTTGTCTTGAAACAATCAAAACGCTTATTGCTTATCCTTCCTATTTGAGAGAAGAATCGAAAAACCCTACTCCGTTTGGCCAAGACATTCAAGCCGTTTTGGAAGAGACACTTTCTATCTGCAAAAATTTAGGTATGAAAACTTATCTTGATCCAGAAGGGTATTATGGATATGCAGATTATGGCGGCAGCAAAGAATCGCTAGCTATCCTGTGTCATTTGGATGTTGTGCCGCCGGGTGATTTAAATTTGTGGGCAACAGATCCTTTTGAAGGTGTCGTCAAGAACGGAGCGCTTTATGGCCGAGGCTCACAAGACGATAAAGGACCAGCAATGGCTGCTCTCTATGCCTTTAAAGCTGTCGTTGATTCTGGGGCGAAATTCAACAAACGCATTCGCTTTATTTTTGGAACCGATGAAGAAACCCTTTGGAGATGCTTAGATCGCTATAATGAAATGGAAGAAAAATCAACCATGGGCTTTGCGCCAGATGCTGAATTTCCATTAACTTATGCTGAAAAAGGGCTCTTACAAGTGAAACTGCATGGCTCTGGAGATGATCGCTTATCTTTAGATTGCGGCGAAGCTTTAAATGTTGTCCCCGGTTCAGCCAACTACCAAGGTTTTTTGACCAATAACTTGATCAAAGAGCTTCAACTATTAGGCTTTGATTACACAATGAATCAAAACACCTTATCCGTTAAAGGAAAATCTGTGCATTCAAAAGATGCTCCAGAAGGTATTAATGCTATTGCCAGATTGGCAGCGGCTCTTGCTCCGCATACTAAGAATAAGGCCATAGCATTTATAAACGCTATGCTTAAAGAAGAGGCAAACGGACAGTCTCTTTTCGGTACGATCCAAGACGAGGATTCAGGAAAGCTGACGGTCAATTTAGCTACCTTAAAAATCGATCCAGAAGAAACAGTCATTGGATTAGACCTTCGCATTCCTGTTACTGCCGATAAGGAACAGCTCGTTAATGTACTCACCAAAACAGCTAATAAATACGATTTAGTTTATGAAGAATTTGATTACCTCTCTTCATTATATGTCCCTAAAGACAGCCGTTTAGTAACTACCTTGTTAGATGTGTATCGCGAAAAAACAGGTGATTTATCTGACCCGCTGGTTTCGGGAGGGGCAACTTTTGCTCGAACGATGGATAACTGTGTAGCTTTCGGTGCCGTCTTTCCAGATTCAGAAGTTACCTTTCATATGCCAAATGAAAAGATGGCTTTGGATGATATTTATCGTTCAATGGATATCTATGCAGAAGCTATTTATCGTTTAGCTTGTCAGTGA
- the cdaA gene encoding diadenylate cyclase CdaA, whose translation MSIDWSHLFTWRTFINAVDIMVVTFFIYQLIKILKGTKAVQLLKGIAVIMLIKIGSFFLQLQTVDWIVDLVIQWSVLAIIIIFQPELRRGLEHLGRGSFFKNNQRKIDPAKKMIQQIDQAVQYMAKRRIGALISIQMETGLEEYISTGIALDADISGELLINIFIPNTPLHDGAVIIKNHKIAAAAGYLPLSESSLIPKDLGTRHRAAIGLSEVTDAITVIVSEETGGVSISHRGDLLRELSREDFVKFLSKELVLPEEAVKKNPLQEFIDSFKKGV comes from the coding sequence ATGTCCATAGATTGGTCACACTTATTTACATGGCGAACGTTTATCAATGCAGTCGATATTATGGTGGTAACTTTTTTTATTTACCAGCTGATAAAAATATTGAAAGGCACAAAAGCTGTCCAATTATTAAAAGGGATCGCGGTCATCATGTTGATCAAAATAGGAAGTTTCTTTCTCCAATTGCAAACAGTAGACTGGATCGTGGATTTAGTTATTCAATGGAGTGTTTTGGCGATCATCATTATTTTTCAGCCAGAATTGCGCAGAGGGTTAGAACATTTGGGACGAGGATCGTTTTTCAAAAACAATCAAAGGAAAATAGACCCGGCTAAAAAAATGATTCAACAAATCGATCAGGCCGTTCAGTACATGGCTAAACGAAGAATCGGAGCATTGATTTCGATTCAAATGGAAACAGGTTTGGAAGAATATATTTCGACCGGGATTGCCTTAGACGCAGATATATCGGGAGAATTGTTAATCAATATTTTTATTCCGAATACCCCTTTGCATGACGGTGCTGTCATCATTAAAAACCATAAAATAGCAGCCGCAGCAGGATATTTACCGCTATCCGAAAGTTCCTTGATCCCGAAAGATTTAGGAACACGGCATCGTGCAGCAATCGGATTAAGTGAAGTAACGGATGCAATCACGGTTATCGTTTCAGAAGAAACAGGTGGAGTAAGCATCTCTCACCGCGGTGACTTGTTAAGAGAATTATCCCGCGAAGATTTCGTGAAATTTTTAAGTAAAGAATTGGTTCTCCCAGAAGAAGCTGTCAAAAAAAATCCGCTACAAGAGTTTATCGACAGTTTTAAGAAAGGAGTGTAA
- a CDS encoding YfcC family protein yields MPSSFTVLFLIIVAIAILTWFIPAGSYDTDDAGNIIAGTYHTVESHPQGIWEVFMSPVKGMLGTDTTPGAIEVSLFIMVVGGFLGVVTKTGALDAGIASIVKAYKGKEKKLIPVLMLIFAIGGTTFGMGEETLAFYPLILPVMVGVGFDTLVAVAIVLVGSQIGVLASTVNPFATGVASQALGISPGEGIIWRLILFIVLYAASTFYVYRYAVKVEKDPDASFVAEQKEKNIDHFKIHESQKELDARQKNVMILFALTFFIMILGLVPWTSLNQNWTFFERFNSFLVDIPVVGSLLGAGMVPLGEWYFQEITMLFFLMAVIIGLLYRLPEGEIVDAFMDGAKDLLSVALVVAIARGIQVVMNDGMITATVLHWGEEGLSGLSPVFFTILTYIFYIPMSFLIPSTSGLAAATMGIMGPLGGFSGVPQHLVITAYQSASGIINLITPTSGVVMGALAIARIDLSTWWKFMAKLIALVFILTCVILGIAAVFS; encoded by the coding sequence ATGCCGTCGTCTTTTACTGTGTTGTTCCTCATTATCGTTGCTATCGCTATTTTAACCTGGTTTATTCCAGCAGGTTCATATGACACTGATGATGCAGGAAATATTATTGCTGGAACTTATCATACTGTCGAATCCCATCCTCAGGGGATCTGGGAGGTTTTCATGTCTCCTGTAAAAGGGATGCTTGGAACCGACACGACACCTGGAGCAATTGAAGTTTCGTTGTTTATTATGGTTGTGGGCGGGTTCTTAGGAGTCGTAACCAAGACTGGAGCTTTAGATGCGGGAATCGCTTCTATCGTCAAAGCTTACAAAGGCAAAGAAAAAAAGCTGATTCCTGTATTGATGCTGATTTTCGCTATTGGAGGAACTACTTTCGGTATGGGAGAAGAAACATTAGCTTTCTATCCCTTAATACTGCCAGTGATGGTCGGTGTCGGTTTTGATACTTTGGTTGCTGTGGCTATTGTATTAGTTGGTTCGCAAATAGGTGTTTTAGCTTCTACGGTCAATCCTTTTGCTACTGGAGTTGCGTCACAAGCACTAGGCATCAGTCCGGGAGAAGGTATTATTTGGCGTCTCATTTTATTTATTGTCTTGTATGCCGCTTCCACTTTTTACGTTTACCGTTACGCTGTCAAAGTAGAAAAAGATCCTGATGCATCATTTGTAGCAGAACAAAAAGAAAAAAATATTGATCATTTTAAAATTCACGAATCGCAAAAAGAGCTAGATGCACGACAAAAAAATGTCATGATTCTGTTTGCATTAACTTTTTTCATTATGATCCTTGGTTTGGTTCCTTGGACCTCTTTAAATCAAAACTGGACTTTTTTTGAACGGTTCAATTCTTTCTTGGTTGATATTCCAGTTGTCGGGTCGCTGCTCGGGGCAGGTATGGTGCCTTTAGGAGAATGGTATTTCCAAGAAATTACTATGTTGTTTTTCTTGATGGCTGTAATCATTGGTTTACTGTATCGTCTACCTGAAGGAGAAATCGTCGACGCTTTTATGGATGGCGCAAAAGATCTATTAAGCGTTGCATTAGTGGTAGCTATCGCTCGTGGTATCCAAGTAGTCATGAACGACGGAATGATCACCGCTACTGTTTTACATTGGGGAGAAGAAGGATTGAGTGGTTTGTCTCCTGTATTTTTTACTATTCTAACATATATTTTCTATATTCCTATGTCATTCTTGATTCCTTCTACTTCTGGGTTAGCCGCTGCAACCATGGGAATCATGGGCCCTTTGGGAGGCTTCTCAGGTGTACCGCAGCATCTGGTCATTACGGCGTATCAATCCGCTAGCGGTATCATTAATTTGATCACACCTACTTCTGGCGTAGTGATGGGAGCTTTAGCTATCGCCCGAATCGATCTTAGCACCTGGTGGAAATTTATGGCAAAATTAATCGCACTGGTTTTTATTCTTACCTGTGTCATTTTAGGCATTGCGGCAGTCTTTTCCTAA